A single genomic interval of Syntrophaceae bacterium harbors:
- a CDS encoding potassium channel protein — protein MKYNPAVISYFFQRESTKHNIRQLLKFLLVLTVMVTVYSVLFHYIMAAEGKHHTWLTGVYWTLTVMSTLGFGDITFQTDLGRAFSIVVLLSGMVFLLTLLPFMFIKFFYAPWIEAESRKRAPRELPKETRGHVILTSYDPVTMALIEKLDDHRIDYVLIESDFKRALELYDLGVKVAVGDVDDPDTYRRLRADRAALIAATNRDEINTNIAFTVRELSETVPILTTAESPYSEDILKMAGSTKVLMLYDMLGRSLAAWTVGGDCRANIISRFGELIIAEFAAMGTPLVGKTLAESRLRESFGVNVVGLWDRGRFRIPHADTRIERTSVLLLAGSEKNLEAYDEIYSFYHICKLSSDPVLIVGSGRVGDTIAQRFKERESPYLVIEKNPKRLQDEKHYVVGDAADIRTLQRAWIEKAPAALITTHDDATNIYLTKYLRSLRPDMQILSRANLERNVSTLHRAGADFVMSLATLGANAIYNYLINEDTSMLAEGLNIFRLKAPASLVGRNLAGSRIREVTDCTVVAIRHDGVLSVNPDPKMPIGAGAELILIGTDEGEKKFLQAFSA, from the coding sequence ATGAAGTACAACCCGGCCGTCATCAGCTACTTCTTCCAGCGGGAGAGCACCAAGCACAACATCCGCCAGCTCCTGAAGTTTCTGCTCGTCCTGACCGTGATGGTGACGGTCTACAGCGTCCTGTTCCACTACATCATGGCCGCCGAGGGCAAGCACCACACTTGGCTCACCGGCGTCTACTGGACCCTCACGGTCATGTCGACCTTGGGGTTCGGAGACATCACCTTCCAGACGGACCTGGGACGCGCCTTTTCCATCGTGGTGTTGCTCTCGGGGATGGTGTTCCTGCTCACCCTGCTGCCCTTCATGTTCATCAAGTTCTTCTACGCCCCCTGGATCGAGGCCGAATCGAGAAAGCGCGCGCCCCGCGAGCTGCCGAAGGAAACACGGGGGCACGTGATCCTCACGAGCTACGACCCCGTCACCATGGCCCTGATCGAGAAGCTCGACGACCACAGGATCGACTACGTGCTCATCGAGAGCGACTTCAAGCGGGCCCTCGAGCTCTACGACCTGGGCGTCAAGGTGGCCGTGGGCGACGTCGACGACCCCGACACCTACCGCAGGCTGCGCGCCGACCGGGCGGCGCTCATCGCCGCCACCAACCGCGACGAGATCAACACGAACATCGCCTTCACCGTCCGGGAGCTGAGCGAAACGGTCCCCATCCTCACCACAGCCGAGTCGCCTTACTCCGAGGACATCCTGAAGATGGCGGGCAGCACGAAGGTGCTCATGCTCTACGACATGCTGGGCCGTTCCCTGGCCGCGTGGACCGTCGGCGGCGACTGCCGGGCGAACATCATCAGCCGCTTCGGCGAACTGATCATCGCCGAGTTCGCCGCCATGGGGACCCCCCTGGTCGGCAAGACGCTGGCCGAGAGCCGGCTCCGAGAGAGCTTCGGGGTGAACGTCGTGGGCCTCTGGGACCGGGGCCGCTTCCGGATCCCCCATGCCGACACGCGGATCGAGCGGACGAGCGTGCTGCTGCTGGCCGGCTCCGAGAAGAACCTGGAGGCATACGACGAGATCTATTCCTTCTACCACATCTGCAAGCTGAGCTCGGACCCGGTGCTGATCGTCGGCAGCGGCCGCGTGGGTGACACGATCGCCCAGCGCTTCAAGGAGCGGGAGAGCCCCTACCTGGTGATCGAGAAAAACCCCAAGCGCCTCCAGGACGAGAAGCACTACGTCGTCGGGGACGCCGCCGACATCCGGACCCTGCAGCGCGCCTGGATCGAAAAGGCCCCGGCGGCCCTGATCACCACCCACGACGACGCCACCAACATCTACCTCACGAAGTACCTCCGGAGCCTGCGGCCGGACATGCAGATCCTGAGCCGCGCCAACCTCGAGCGCAACGTCTCGACGCTGCACCGGGCCGGGGCCGACTTCGTCATGTCGCTGGCCACCCTGGGGGCCAACGCCATCTACAACTACCTGATCAACGAGGACACGTCGATGCTGGCCGAGGGGCTCAACATCTTCCGTCTCAAGGCCCCGGCGTCGCTCGTCGGCAGGAACCTGGCCGGGTCGCGGATACGCGAGGTGACGGACTGCACCGTCGTCGCCATCCGGCACGACGGCGTCCTGTCGGTCAACCCCGACCCGAAGATGCCGATCGGCGCAGGCGCCGAGCTGATCCTGATCGGCACCGACGAAGGGGAGAAAAAGTTCCTCCAGGCCTTTTCGGCCTGA
- a CDS encoding DUF748 domain-containing protein produces METRTRKRLLLIGGAVAVALVAAILILASQANRILERELRKALGENFAVESLVLGWNRIEANGPRLMQDGRVTAQARRIVLRPEFLSLLKSGLSVASVVIEEPFLAVEIDERGQWVSPALPGEKPAAASASAPGPVSVGRVEIRQGALTLVDRRRPEPNRVELRKIDLVLEGLAYPLRDAPSAFDVRVEIADGPVTGSASGSGTVQFGTLALNGRFEGRGLALPGTAGGEPAARVEAVRFAAASEGAQGPLTLSDLVLVKPALRVQTDRQGKVVSPLPAAAPEPQKGKAKEGEDAKASLPVVVKNLRVEGGDLLYLDGKVSRPPHPVRVTDIEMTADRLAFPADGSNTAWRLSARLPGPRGTGVLNASGTTALKTLDTGAAGSLRGLDLTAVKPYLLKKGDVDISRGFLDMDVDLAIRNRMLKAPVRSVLRDLQFPAGKGLADRFLGVPRSLVISALETGNNRIELDFVVEGSLDNPRFSLQESMVSRLAVGLAKRLGLGVVETGESLIVPGGRVLKGVGDAMKRLLK; encoded by the coding sequence ATGGAAACCCGAACGCGCAAGAGACTCCTCCTCATCGGCGGCGCCGTCGCGGTTGCCCTCGTCGCCGCAATCCTCATTCTCGCCAGCCAGGCGAACCGGATCCTCGAGCGCGAGCTGCGCAAGGCCCTGGGCGAGAATTTCGCCGTCGAGAGCCTCGTCCTGGGGTGGAACCGCATCGAGGCCAACGGGCCCCGCCTGATGCAGGATGGCCGCGTCACCGCACAGGCCCGGCGCATCGTCCTGAGACCGGAATTTCTCTCCCTGCTGAAGTCCGGCCTCTCCGTTGCCAGTGTCGTCATCGAGGAGCCGTTCCTCGCGGTGGAGATCGACGAGCGCGGTCAGTGGGTGTCGCCCGCCCTCCCCGGGGAGAAGCCGGCCGCCGCCTCCGCCTCGGCGCCGGGCCCCGTGAGCGTCGGCCGGGTCGAGATCCGGCAGGGTGCCCTGACCCTGGTGGATCGGAGGCGGCCGGAGCCCAACCGGGTCGAGCTCCGGAAGATCGACCTGGTTCTCGAAGGCCTCGCCTATCCGCTCCGTGATGCCCCCTCGGCGTTCGACGTCCGCGTCGAGATCGCCGACGGCCCGGTGACGGGCTCGGCAAGCGGCAGCGGGACCGTCCAGTTCGGGACATTGGCCCTCAACGGCCGGTTCGAGGGGCGCGGTCTCGCCCTCCCGGGCACGGCCGGCGGCGAACCGGCGGCACGCGTGGAAGCCGTGCGCTTCGCGGCGGCCTCGGAGGGAGCGCAGGGGCCCCTGACCCTGTCCGACCTCGTGCTCGTCAAGCCTGCCCTGCGCGTGCAGACGGACCGGCAGGGCAAGGTCGTCTCCCCGCTGCCGGCCGCCGCGCCGGAGCCGCAAAAGGGCAAGGCGAAGGAGGGCGAGGACGCGAAGGCCTCTTTGCCCGTCGTGGTGAAAAACCTCAGGGTCGAGGGCGGCGACCTGCTCTACCTGGACGGCAAGGTCTCGCGCCCGCCCCATCCCGTGCGTGTGACCGACATCGAGATGACGGCCGACCGGCTGGCCTTCCCTGCCGACGGAAGCAACACGGCTTGGCGACTCTCGGCCCGGCTGCCCGGGCCCCGGGGCACAGGTGTTCTGAATGCCTCGGGCACCACCGCGCTGAAGACCCTGGACACCGGGGCCGCGGGGTCGCTTCGCGGGCTCGATCTGACGGCCGTCAAGCCCTACCTGCTCAAGAAGGGCGACGTCGACATCTCCCGGGGCTTTCTCGACATGGACGTGGATCTGGCCATCAGAAACCGGATGCTCAAGGCGCCCGTGCGCTCCGTGCTGCGGGATCTGCAGTTCCCGGCGGGCAAGGGGCTGGCCGACCGGTTCCTGGGCGTGCCCCGGAGTCTCGTCATCAGCGCCCTCGAGACGGGCAACAACCGGATCGAGCTCGATTTCGTCGTGGAGGGCAGTCTCGACAACCCCCGGTTCAGCCTGCAGGAGAGCATGGTAAGCCGCCTTGCCGTCGGCCTCGCCAAACGGCTCGGCCTGGGTGTCGTCGAAACGGGCGAGTCGTTGATCGTCCCGGGCGGCCGCGTCCTGAAGGGCGTCGGCGACGCGATGAAACGGCTCCTGAAATGA